A genomic stretch from Narcine bancroftii isolate sNarBan1 chromosome 9, sNarBan1.hap1, whole genome shotgun sequence includes:
- the LOC138742282 gene encoding transforming growth factor beta activator LRRC33-like: protein MEFTGLSLSFILSALMLLNKRSNVEANLVRLPESCRMAGTVASCQGKRLDHVPVNLPMRIENLLLNENIIRAIKNESLSVYKRLHTLNLSGNQIEVIESGAFDCNTNLEDLNLKNNRIDLTYSETYLALRTLPGLRRLDLSENRLSEDATSYLVQNLTTLEYLSLSRNFIMRLEPSTLGGLVHLRELILEYNYIYEIESGTFEGLRRLTRLNLAHNHIPCIVDFSLYQVKTLNISHNVVELFLARENEIEYQLETLDLTYNKLLFFPLLPKRNKLQLLLLADNEMSFYGDLINDSSTEVQFIQIVGNVTNITTVKLWDEVTSISLPELKVLDMSRNLFRYLPERFLRGMTTLSALQLSQNCLKTFYLMEDDPLSFQVMDLSQNQLLSLNFSVNRMEKLNYFNISFNKLESVPSDLFTKMPQIVTVDLSYNNVSICAYPSEYKERTLNGSCVRLANIKTLKHLSLASCALVTVPAKAFVGSPLTHLDLSSNFGIRLKASTFQDVSKSLQFLFLRNNGLTSSQLDIGLQVPFRHLSSLDLYGNVLSCLHPTLKTFPLKWLDLRKNQLSTLQQDVLQSLLHNLQTIFLSGNAFDCCQLNWWSPLINAKSLIIPDRSKITCNGSIRLDNINRVSDFTKFHCRADNIVLKYFLLLLPTFMFILTVSMIVFLSLNSKLLPKYVKAKCKIGVEY, encoded by the exons ATGGAGTTTACAGGCTTGTCCCTTTCCTTCATTCTCTCAGCACTGATGCTTCTCAACAAAAGAAGCAATGTGGAGGCCAATTTGGTGAGATTACCGGAGAGTTGCAGAATG GCTGGAACGGTGGCATCCTGCCAAGGAAAGAGATTGGACCATGTGCCAGTGAATCTGCCCATGAGAATAGAAAATCTCCTTCTCAATGAAAACATCATCAGAGCAATTAAAAATGAATCACTTTCTGTGTACAAGCGTCTGCACACACTGAACCTGAGTGGGAATCAGATTGAGGTCATTGAGTCTGGTgcctttgattgtaacacaaatctGGAAGATTTAAATCTAAAGAACAACCGTATTGATTTGACTTATTCAGAGACTTATCTGGCACTAAGAACTCTCCCAGGCCTAAGAAGGTTGGACTTATCTGAGAACAGACTAAGTGAAGATGCGACAAGTTATCTTGTGCAAAATTTGACCACTCTAGAATATCTATCCTTGTCCAGAAATTTCATCATGCGATTGGAACCAAGCACTCTTGGAGGTCTTGTCCATCTCAGAGAACTGATCTTGGAGTACAATTATATCTATGAAATTGAAAGTGGGACATTTGAAGGTTTAAGAAGATTAACCAGGTTGAACCTTGCCCATAATCACATTCCCTGCATTGTGGATTTCAGTTTGTACCAAGTAAAAACATTAAACATCAGTCACAATGTTGTTGAACTGTTTTTAGCCAGGGAAAATGAGATTGAATATCAGTTGGAAACTCTGGACCTGACCTATAATAAACTGCTGTTCTTCCCACTCTTACCCAAACGCAACAAACTTCAGTTGTTGCTGCTTGCTGACAATGAGATGAGTTTTTATGGTGACCTGATCAATGACTCTTCCACAGAGGTCCAGTTCATCCAAATTGTTGGAAATGTGACCAATATTACCACTGTGAAACTTTGGGATGAGGTGACTTCCATTAGCTTGCCAGAGTTGAAAGTTCTGGATATGAGCAGGAACTTGTTCCGATACCTTCCTGAGAGATTCCTGAGAGGAATGACAACATTATCCGCTCTGCAGCTCAGCCAGAACTGCTTGAAGACATTCTATCTAATGGAGGATGACCCCCTTTCCTTTCAGGTGATGGATCTTAGCCAGAACCAATTATTGAGTCTAAATTTCAGTGTTAACAGGATGGAAAAACTGAATTACTTTAATATCAGCTTCAACAAATTGGAATCAGTGCCTTCTGATCTCTTTACTAAGATGCCGCAGATTGTAACAGTAGATCTCAGCTACAATAATGTCTCCATTTGTGCCTATCCTTCAGAATACAAGGAAAGGACTTTAAATGGAAGTTGTGTTAGGCTGGCAAATATTAAGACATTGAAACACCTCTCTCTTGCCAGTTGTGCACTTGTGACTGTACCAGCCAAAGCATTTGTTGGCTCACCATTAACACATCTAGATTTATCATCCAACTttggaatcaggttgaaggcaaGTACTTTTCAGGATGTGTCTAAATCACTGCAATTCTTATTTCTCAGGAACAATGGATTAACTTCCAGCCAGTTAGATATTGGCCTACAGGTGCCTTTCAGACATTTAAGCAGCTTGGACTTGTATGGAAATGTTTTATCGTGTCTTCATCCCACATTGAAAACCTTTCCCCTTAAGTGGTTGGATTTGCGCAAGAACCAATTGTCCACTCTTCAACAAGATGTACTGCAGAGTCTTTTACACAATCTTCAGACCATATTCCTGAGTGGTAATGCCTTTGACtgttgccagctgaattggtggtCCCCTTTGATCAATGCCAAGTCATTAATTATTCCCGATAGATCCAAAATCACTTGCAATGGCTCTATCAGACTGGACAACATAAACCGAGTTTCTGATTTCACCAAATTTCACTGCAGAGCTGacaatattgttttaaaatattttctgctaTTGCTGCCAACTTTTATGTTCATTCTAACTGTCAGTATGATAGTCTTTCTCTCTTTAAATTCCAAGTTGCTGCCTAAGTATGTGAAAGCCAAATGCAAAATAGGAGTTGAGTATTAG